Proteins encoded together in one Bacteroides ovatus window:
- a CDS encoding glycoside hydrolase family 76 protein has translation MEKIIGILIVLFVVGTTMQSCSEDSKEEENFLQKIDPVEQLEVLNTNREKELVVNFVRKTYVKDLQIEIAYRRIDTGKTQEWSIVLLNGNDVKYKNGANYLLQVPSEGTYEVAVTLVGVNGLRSESKSQEAATFEYAQMKMFDCAHTLMTKVIEYYYHKGPRTCWQTWYPKADGYWDGDALVWGQGSGLSAFVAMREASLGTGQERHYESLDNDMFSGIQAFWIADRGRTAYSVYPAAGNERFYDDNVWIGLDMAEWYIITRDKRYLTQAEAVWNYLAQYGWDETCGGGVHWRELNEPSRSKNTCSTAPTGVLSCILYQLTNKQIYLDKAKECFNWLQTYMYDPSDHLYYDNASPKDDDPTQVGNIEKNKYSYNSGQPLQLACLLYKITQENSYLNLAKQIAEACHNKWFKQFHSDILKRDFKVLSPGHAWFNTIMCRGFFELYSIDKNSLYLEDIHSTMLHAWFGKAHHNNGLINNEDLSGLSGDIPTEDGGNKWQILHQGALVELYARLAVWEKKQN, from the coding sequence ATGGAAAAGATAATTGGTATATTGATAGTTCTATTTGTGGTTGGGACTACCATGCAGTCGTGTAGTGAAGATAGTAAAGAAGAGGAAAACTTTCTCCAAAAAATTGATCCGGTGGAGCAACTGGAAGTGTTGAATACAAATAGGGAGAAAGAGCTGGTTGTGAATTTTGTGAGGAAAACCTATGTGAAAGATCTCCAGATAGAAATAGCTTATCGGAGGATAGACACCGGAAAGACGCAGGAATGGAGCATTGTTTTATTAAATGGTAATGATGTCAAATACAAAAACGGAGCAAATTATTTGCTACAAGTACCTTCAGAGGGAACGTATGAGGTAGCGGTCACTTTAGTGGGAGTCAATGGTTTGCGGTCGGAGAGTAAAAGTCAGGAAGCGGCAACCTTTGAATATGCACAAATGAAAATGTTTGATTGTGCTCATACCTTGATGACAAAGGTTATAGAGTATTATTATCACAAGGGGCCTCGGACGTGTTGGCAGACATGGTATCCTAAGGCTGACGGTTATTGGGATGGAGACGCACTTGTATGGGGACAAGGTAGTGGATTGTCTGCGTTTGTGGCAATGAGAGAAGCTTCTCTTGGTACGGGGCAGGAACGGCACTATGAGTCTTTGGACAATGATATGTTCAGTGGTATTCAGGCTTTTTGGATAGCAGATCGTGGACGTACTGCATATAGTGTGTATCCGGCAGCTGGCAACGAGCGTTTTTATGATGATAATGTATGGATTGGACTTGATATGGCGGAATGGTATATTATTACTAGAGATAAACGTTATTTGACTCAGGCTGAGGCTGTGTGGAATTATTTGGCACAGTATGGGTGGGATGAAACTTGTGGTGGCGGAGTACATTGGAGAGAATTGAACGAACCTAGTAGGTCGAAGAATACTTGTTCTACAGCTCCGACAGGGGTATTGAGTTGTATTTTATATCAGTTAACTAACAAACAAATTTATTTGGATAAAGCAAAAGAGTGTTTTAACTGGTTGCAGACTTATATGTATGATCCTAGTGATCATTTGTATTATGATAACGCTTCTCCTAAAGATGATGATCCCACTCAGGTAGGTAACATAGAGAAGAATAAGTATTCTTATAATTCTGGTCAGCCTTTGCAGTTGGCTTGTCTTCTTTATAAAATAACGCAAGAGAATTCTTATTTGAATTTAGCAAAACAAATAGCGGAAGCTTGTCACAATAAGTGGTTTAAACAGTTTCATTCGGATATTTTGAAACGTGATTTTAAAGTCCTGTCGCCCGGACACGCATGGTTTAATACTATTATGTGTCGTGGATTTTTCGAACTCTACTCCATTGACAAGAACTCATTGTATTTGGAAGATATACATAGTACGATGTTACACGCCTGGTTTGGCAAAGCACATCATAATAATGGATTGATTAATAATGAGGATTTGAGTGGTTTAAGTGGAGATATTCCGACAGAAGACGGTGGCAATAAATGGCAGATTCTACATCAGGGTGCACTTGTAGAACTGTATGCTCGTTTAGCTGTATGGGAAAAAAAACAGAATTGA